A genomic window from Flavobacterium hankyongi includes:
- a CDS encoding TAT-variant-translocated molybdopterin oxidoreductase: MSSNKKYWKSVEELNENSSIVETLRNNEFVEEIPTDEFLGDAASLASSSTTRRDFLKYVGFSTAAATLAACEGPVHKSIPYVVQPEEIIPGLADYYATSFSDGFDFANILVKTREGRPIKIENNKIEGANFHANARVHASVLSLYDNLRLKTSKIAGKDASWDEANAKIKASVADAKAKGGKVVLLTNTSASPSTDRLIGQFLAANPNAKHVVYDAVSSSDALDAFQMVYGERALADYDFSKANTIVSVGADFLGDWQGGGFDAGYAQGRIPQNGKMSKHFQFEANMTLSGAAADKRVPMTVANQKQALVQIYNVITGASVSAANNPEVAKAAQQLKAAGSKGVLVSGIDDKNAQLLVLAINRALSSEAFNPVNTRQIRKGNNSEVKQLIADMNSGAVHTLIMNGVNPVYTLSNGAEFATALKKVKLAATFTMKEDETALASSIAVATPHYLESWGDVSIVKGQYAITQPTIRPLFDTVQFQDALLSWTGNAQTYYDYIRTSWSGAKSWNQLVHDGVAISEAVAGSGVGADFNAAAGVLAKAKGTQTELVLYTKTGMGDGQQANNPWLQEFPDPITRASWDNYVTVSKSDAEAWGLENWNVANGGLNGSYVTLSANGVKLEKVPVMIQPGQAKGTVGLALGYGRKASLKEEMQVGVNAYALYSNFNNVQNVSIAKEDGEHEFACVQLQKTLMGRGDIIKETSLEVFNTKDAAEWNIMPVVSLDHKEVAATSVDLWESFDRSIGHHFNLSIDLNACTGCGACVIACHAENNVPVVGKSEVRRSRDMHWLRIDRYYSSETTFEGDNKTKAASSGLMDSISTLRGMEDPSENPQIAFQPVMCQHCNHAPCETVCPVAATSHGRQGQNQMAYNRCVGTRYCANNCPYKVRRFNWFLYNKNEEFNYHMNDDLGRMVINPDVNVRSRGVMEKCSMCIQMTQATILKAKNEGRLVKDGEFQTACSNACTSGAMVFGDVNDKESQVAKLAEDKRAYHLLEHIGTKPNVVYHVKVRN; encoded by the coding sequence ATGTCATCTAACAAAAAATACTGGAAAAGTGTTGAGGAGCTAAACGAAAATAGCTCTATTGTTGAGACGCTTAGAAATAACGAGTTTGTTGAAGAAATTCCAACTGATGAGTTTTTAGGTGATGCAGCATCGCTTGCATCTTCTTCAACAACACGTCGTGATTTTCTTAAGTACGTTGGATTTAGTACAGCTGCAGCTACTTTAGCTGCGTGTGAAGGTCCAGTGCATAAGTCAATTCCTTATGTAGTTCAACCTGAAGAAATCATTCCTGGTTTAGCAGATTATTATGCTACGTCATTTTCGGATGGTTTCGATTTTGCTAATATTTTAGTAAAAACTCGTGAAGGTCGTCCTATTAAAATAGAAAATAACAAGATTGAAGGAGCTAATTTCCATGCTAATGCTCGTGTTCATGCGTCAGTTTTATCATTATACGATAACTTACGTTTAAAAACATCGAAAATTGCTGGTAAAGATGCGTCTTGGGATGAGGCTAACGCTAAAATTAAAGCTAGTGTTGCTGATGCTAAAGCAAAAGGAGGAAAAGTTGTTTTGTTAACAAATACTTCTGCTTCACCTTCAACAGATAGATTGATTGGTCAATTTTTAGCTGCTAATCCTAATGCTAAGCATGTTGTATATGATGCAGTATCTTCTTCAGATGCCTTGGATGCTTTCCAAATGGTTTATGGAGAAAGAGCTTTAGCAGATTATGATTTTTCAAAAGCAAATACAATTGTTTCAGTTGGTGCAGATTTCTTAGGAGATTGGCAAGGAGGCGGATTTGATGCAGGTTATGCTCAAGGACGTATTCCTCAAAACGGTAAAATGTCTAAACATTTTCAGTTTGAAGCTAACATGACTTTGTCTGGTGCTGCTGCTGATAAGCGTGTGCCGATGACTGTTGCTAATCAAAAACAAGCATTAGTTCAAATTTATAATGTAATCACAGGTGCTTCAGTAAGTGCTGCTAATAACCCAGAAGTGGCTAAGGCTGCTCAACAGTTAAAAGCTGCAGGAAGCAAAGGTGTTTTGGTTTCTGGTATTGATGATAAAAATGCTCAATTGTTAGTATTGGCAATCAACCGTGCTTTATCAAGTGAGGCTTTCAATCCAGTTAATACTCGTCAAATCCGTAAAGGAAATAATTCAGAAGTTAAGCAATTAATCGCTGATATGAATTCAGGTGCTGTTCATACATTAATTATGAATGGTGTTAATCCAGTTTACACTTTGTCAAATGGTGCTGAATTTGCAACTGCATTGAAAAAAGTTAAATTGGCTGCTACTTTCACTATGAAAGAAGACGAAACAGCTTTAGCTTCTTCAATTGCTGTGGCAACTCCACATTATTTAGAATCTTGGGGTGATGTTAGTATTGTTAAAGGACAATATGCTATAACACAACCTACAATCAGACCATTGTTTGATACTGTTCAATTCCAAGATGCATTATTATCATGGACTGGGAACGCTCAAACATATTATGATTATATCCGCACTTCTTGGTCAGGTGCTAAATCATGGAATCAATTAGTACATGATGGTGTAGCTATTTCAGAAGCAGTTGCTGGTTCTGGAGTTGGTGCAGATTTTAATGCTGCTGCCGGTGTTTTAGCTAAAGCTAAAGGAACTCAAACGGAATTAGTATTGTATACTAAAACAGGGATGGGTGATGGTCAGCAAGCAAATAATCCTTGGTTACAAGAGTTCCCAGATCCAATTACAAGAGCTTCTTGGGATAACTATGTAACAGTTTCTAAATCAGATGCTGAAGCGTGGGGGTTAGAAAACTGGAATGTTGCTAACGGCGGTCTTAATGGTAGCTATGTAACTTTATCTGCAAACGGAGTGAAGTTAGAAAAAGTTCCAGTAATGATTCAGCCAGGTCAAGCTAAAGGAACTGTAGGTTTAGCTTTAGGTTATGGTCGTAAAGCTTCATTAAAAGAAGAAATGCAAGTAGGTGTTAACGCTTACGCTTTATATAGTAACTTCAACAATGTGCAAAATGTTTCTATCGCTAAAGAAGATGGAGAGCATGAATTTGCATGTGTTCAGTTACAGAAAACATTAATGGGTCGTGGAGACATCATTAAAGAAACTTCATTAGAAGTTTTCAATACTAAAGATGCTGCAGAATGGAATATTATGCCAGTTGTATCTTTAGATCATAAAGAAGTTGCAGCAACTTCTGTAGACTTATGGGAATCTTTTGATAGATCAATAGGTCACCACTTCAACTTATCTATCGATTTGAATGCTTGTACTGGATGTGGAGCTTGTGTTATCGCTTGTCATGCAGAAAACAATGTACCAGTAGTAGGTAAATCTGAAGTAAGAAGAAGCCGTGATATGCACTGGTTACGTATCGATAGATACTATTCTTCTGAAACTACTTTTGAAGGTGATAACAAAACTAAAGCTGCTAGTTCAGGTTTAATGGACTCTATCTCTACTTTAAGAGGTATGGAAGATCCATCTGAAAATCCACAAATTGCATTCCAGCCAGTAATGTGTCAGCACTGTAACCATGCTCCATGTGAGACTGTTTGTCCGGTTGCTGCTACTTCTCACGGTCGTCAAGGTCAAAACCAAATGGCTTATAACCGTTGTGTAGGTACTCGTTACTGTGCAAACAACTGTCCATATAAAGTACGTCGTTTCAACTGGTTCTTATACAACAAAAACGAAGAATTTAACTATCATATGAACGATGATTTAGGTCGTATGGTTATAAATCCTGATGTGAATGTTCGTTCTCGTGGGGTTATGGAAAAATGTTCAATGTGTATCCAAATGACACAAGCAACTATCTTGAAAGCTAAAAACGAAGGTCGTTTAGTGAAAGATGGTGAATTCCAAACAGCATGTTCAAATGCATGTACTTCTGGAGCTATGGTATTTGGTGATGTAAATGACAAAGAATCTCAAGTGGCTAAATTAGCTGAAGATAAGAGAGCTTACCATTTATTAGAGCATATTGGAACAAAACCAAATGTTGTATATCACGTAAAAGTTAGAAATTAA
- the nrfD gene encoding NrfD/PsrC family molybdoenzyme membrane anchor subunit, producing MSSHYEAPIRKPLVLGNKSYHDVTIDVAAPVEGKANKQWWTVFYIALACFLWGVSCMLYTITEGIGTWGLNKTVGWAWDITNFVWWVGIGHAGTLISAVLLLFRQKWRMAINRSAEAMTIFSVVQAGLFPIIHMGRPWLGYWVLPIPNQFGSLWVNFNSPLLWDVFAISTYLSVSLVFWWTGLLPDFAMIRDRAVTPFNKRVYSILSFGWTGRAKDWQRFEEVSLVLAGLATPLVLSVHTIVSFDFATSVIPGWHTTILPPYFVAGAIFSGFAMVNTLLIIMRKVSNLEDYITIQHIELMNIVIMITGSIVGCAYITELFVAWYSGVEYEQYAFLNRATGPYWWSYWAMMTCNVFSPQFMWFKKLRTSIMFSFIISIVVNIGMWFERFVIIVTSLHRDYLPSSWTMFQPTFVDIGIFVGTIGFFFVLFLLYARTFPVVAQAEVKTILKTSGDNYKREREKNGHNHDNH from the coding sequence ATGTCGTCTCATTACGAAGCACCCATTAGAAAACCTTTAGTACTTGGAAATAAAAGCTACCACGATGTAACAATTGATGTAGCTGCTCCAGTTGAAGGTAAAGCCAATAAACAATGGTGGACTGTATTTTACATAGCACTTGCTTGCTTTTTGTGGGGAGTTAGCTGTATGTTATACACAATTACCGAAGGTATTGGAACATGGGGATTAAATAAAACAGTAGGTTGGGCTTGGGATATCACTAACTTTGTTTGGTGGGTAGGTATCGGTCACGCAGGAACCCTAATCTCTGCAGTATTATTGTTATTCCGTCAAAAATGGAGAATGGCTATTAACCGTTCTGCAGAAGCAATGACAATCTTCTCGGTAGTTCAAGCAGGTTTATTCCCAATCATTCACATGGGTCGTCCATGGTTAGGATACTGGGTATTACCAATCCCGAACCAATTTGGTTCATTATGGGTTAACTTTAACTCACCATTACTTTGGGACGTATTTGCGATCTCTACGTATTTATCAGTATCATTAGTGTTCTGGTGGACTGGTTTATTACCTGACTTTGCAATGATTCGTGATAGAGCAGTAACACCTTTTAATAAAAGAGTATATTCTATCCTTTCTTTTGGATGGACAGGTAGAGCAAAAGACTGGCAACGTTTCGAAGAGGTTTCTCTTGTATTAGCTGGTTTAGCAACACCACTTGTACTTTCTGTACACACAATCGTATCATTTGACTTCGCAACTTCAGTAATTCCAGGATGGCATACTACAATCCTTCCTCCTTACTTCGTTGCTGGTGCGATTTTCTCTGGATTCGCGATGGTAAATACATTACTTATCATCATGAGAAAAGTTTCTAATCTAGAAGATTATATTACAATTCAGCATATTGAGTTAATGAATATTGTAATCATGATTACAGGTTCAATCGTTGGATGTGCTTATATTACTGAGTTATTTGTAGCTTGGTATTCAGGAGTTGAGTATGAGCAATATGCATTCTTAAACCGTGCAACAGGTCCTTACTGGTGGTCTTACTGGGCGATGATGACTTGTAACGTGTTTTCTCCGCAGTTTATGTGGTTTAAAAAATTAAGAACAAGTATCATGTTCTCATTCATTATCTCAATTGTTGTAAACATAGGAATGTGGTTTGAGCGTTTCGTAATCATCGTAACATCATTACACCGTGATTACTTACCATCTTCATGGACAATGTTCCAACCTACATTTGTTGATATAGGAATCTTTGTAGGTACTATCGGATTCTTCTTTGTATTGTTCTTATTGTATGCTAGAACATTCCCAGTAGTTGCACAAGCAGAGGTTAAGACTATCTTAAAAACTTCTGGTGATAACTATAAGAGAGAAAGAGAAAAAAACGGTCATAATCACGATAATCACTAA
- a CDS encoding DUF3341 domain-containing protein, with the protein MSNKVIHALYNDDDVLMDAVKATRKAHHHIEEVYTPFPVHGLDKAMGLAPTRIAICAFLYGLTGLSFATWLLNNIMISDWPQDIGGKPSFSYIQNMPAFVPVMFEETVFFAAHLMVITFYMRSKLWPFKKAENPDVRTTDDHFLMEVAVNNNESELTSFLQSTGAVEVKVVEKH; encoded by the coding sequence ATGAGTAATAAAGTAATACATGCACTATATAATGATGATGATGTTTTAATGGATGCGGTTAAAGCAACTAGAAAAGCACATCACCATATCGAAGAAGTTTACACACCGTTCCCAGTGCACGGTTTAGATAAAGCAATGGGATTAGCACCAACAAGAATTGCAATTTGTGCTTTCTTATATGGTCTAACAGGTTTATCTTTTGCAACATGGTTATTAAATAATATCATGATTAGCGATTGGCCACAGGATATTGGTGGTAAACCAAGTTTCAGTTATATCCAAAACATGCCAGCATTTGTACCAGTAATGTTTGAAGAAACTGTATTCTTTGCGGCTCACTTAATGGTAATTACTTTTTATATGAGAAGTAAGTTGTGGCCATTCAAAAAAGCTGAAAATCCTGATGTTCGTACAACAGACGATCACTTCTTAATGGAAGTAGCAGTTAATAATAATGAAAGCGAATTAACTTCATTTTTACAAAGCACTGGTGCTGTTGAAGTTAAAGTAGTTGAAAAGCATTAA
- a CDS encoding c-type cytochrome: MKRVVYTLTAVMGLSSLLFSCKSDNKPNYQFFPNMYESVAYETYSESTAFKNGKEGQLPAEGTIKRGFEIYDLPNTPAGYEASKVMTSPLDSSVVNMEKGKELFNIYCISCHGEKGDGKGKLVQREKFLGVPSYKDRAITVGSVFHVETYGLNAMGSHANQLSKKERWQVAEYVMKLKSEL; encoded by the coding sequence ATGAAAAGAGTAGTATATACACTAACAGCTGTAATGGGATTATCTTCATTGCTGTTTTCATGCAAAAGTGATAATAAACCGAATTACCAGTTCTTCCCGAACATGTATGAATCGGTAGCTTATGAAACATATTCTGAGTCTACAGCTTTCAAAAATGGTAAAGAAGGTCAGTTACCAGCTGAAGGAACTATTAAAAGAGGTTTTGAAATCTATGATTTGCCAAACACACCTGCTGGATATGAAGCATCAAAAGTAATGACTTCTCCATTAGATTCTTCAGTAGTGAATATGGAAAAAGGTAAAGAATTATTTAATATTTACTGTATTTCTTGCCACGGAGAAAAAGGTGATGGTAAAGGTAAGTTAGTTCAAAGAGAAAAATTCTTAGGTGTACCTAGTTATAAAGATAGAGCGATTACTGTAGGAAGTGTTTTCCACGTAGAAACGTATGGTCTAAACGCAATGGGATCTCATGCTAACCAATTGTCTAAAAAAGAAAGATGGCAAGTGGCTGAGTATGTAATGAAACTTAAGTCTGAATTATAA
- a CDS encoding quinol:cytochrome C oxidoreductase — protein sequence MYTLSSKIKTIALTLMVLGLLGIAYGFFSAPKNTEDVEKILAADSHGGGHHETAATNEATEEHHEVAPVAHAEESHAVEAGKDSTAVVAQGLDSVVTHVEEAHASVEKSAHETSEAKGHDVAEHDAHAEHKEHVEHVFHQLQNKPWAALYVGALFIFLISLGVLAFYAIQWAAQAGWSPALFRVMEAITAYLVPGGIIIFVLLVLSGVQMNHLFIWMDPAVAAEDHLIQGKSGFLNVPFYLIRAAVFLGGWILYRTYTRKNSIALDETHDLSYYKKNFKASAGFLAFFLVSESIMSWDWVMSVDPHWYSTLFGWYVFASFFVSGITTIALITLYLKSQGYLEFINNSHFHDLAKFMFGISVFWTYLWFSQFMLMWYSNIPEEVTYFKMRIEHYNLPFFGMVIMNFVFPILILINTDFKRVPWIITMAGIIILSGHYLDFHNMIYPATVGDQWFIGVAELGSVAFFAGLFIYVVFSALTKAPLLAKGNPLIEESKHFHY from the coding sequence ATGTATACACTTTCAAGCAAAATAAAGACTATAGCGCTTACTTTAATGGTCTTAGGATTATTAGGTATTGCTTATGGTTTTTTCAGTGCACCAAAAAATACAGAAGACGTAGAAAAAATATTAGCGGCTGATTCTCACGGTGGTGGTCATCATGAAACAGCAGCTACTAACGAAGCTACGGAAGAACATCATGAAGTAGCTCCTGTTGCTCATGCAGAAGAATCTCATGCTGTTGAAGCAGGTAAAGATTCTACTGCAGTTGTAGCTCAAGGTTTAGACTCTGTTGTGACTCACGTTGAAGAAGCTCACGCTTCTGTTGAGAAGTCTGCTCATGAAACTTCTGAAGCTAAAGGTCATGATGTTGCAGAGCACGATGCTCACGCTGAACATAAAGAACATGTAGAGCACGTTTTTCATCAATTACAAAATAAGCCTTGGGCAGCGTTATATGTAGGGGCTTTATTTATATTCTTAATATCTCTTGGAGTTTTGGCTTTTTATGCTATCCAATGGGCTGCACAAGCAGGTTGGTCACCAGCATTATTTAGAGTTATGGAGGCTATCACGGCTTACCTAGTACCTGGAGGAATTATAATATTTGTATTGTTAGTGCTTTCAGGAGTGCAAATGAACCACTTGTTTATCTGGATGGATCCTGCTGTTGCAGCTGAAGATCACTTAATTCAAGGTAAATCAGGATTCTTAAATGTTCCTTTTTATTTAATTAGAGCAGCAGTTTTCTTAGGTGGTTGGATTCTTTATAGAACTTACACTAGAAAAAATTCAATTGCTTTAGATGAAACTCATGATTTATCATATTATAAAAAGAACTTTAAAGCCTCTGCTGGTTTCTTAGCTTTTTTCTTGGTATCTGAGTCTATTATGTCTTGGGATTGGGTAATGTCTGTAGATCCTCACTGGTATAGTACTTTATTTGGATGGTATGTTTTTGCAAGTTTCTTTGTAAGTGGTATTACTACTATAGCATTAATTACATTGTACTTAAAATCTCAAGGATATTTAGAGTTTATTAATAATAGTCACTTCCATGATTTAGCAAAATTTATGTTTGGTATTTCAGTATTTTGGACTTATTTATGGTTCTCTCAATTTATGTTAATGTGGTATTCTAATATACCAGAAGAGGTTACTTATTTTAAAATGAGAATCGAGCACTATAACTTACCTTTCTTCGGTATGGTAATTATGAACTTCGTATTCCCAATATTAATCCTTATAAACACCGATTTTAAACGTGTGCCTTGGATTATTACAATGGCAGGTATTATTATCTTATCTGGTCACTATTTAGATTTCCATAATATGATTTACCCAGCAACTGTTGGAGATCAATGGTTTATTGGTGTAGCTGAATTAGGTTCAGTAGCATTCTTTGCAGGATTATTTATCTATGTTGTATTTTCAGCTTTAACAAAAGCGCCATTATTAGCAAAAGGTAATCCGCTAATCGAAGAAAGTAAGCATTTCCATTATTAA
- a CDS encoding cytochrome c oxidase subunit II has translation MTSLLVIIVLVLLSIAIWQMTKIFDLTQIGNKKNDSQIATDNDNNVQGYLMFGFLAFLYIFMIYGMFKWGHLVLGKPASEHGPDYDNLMYISFAIIFFVQAITQVLLHYFAFKYRGAKDKKALYYADNDKLEFIWTIIPVIVLAGLILYGLYTWTNIMFVDEDEDVMVVELYAKQFSWEARYSGKDNVLGKANVRLIEGVNTMGIDVNDPNAQDDISVTELHIPKGKKILFKLRSQDILHSAYMPHFRAQMNCVPGMVTEFAFRPTMTTDEMRQQPEIVEKVSNINKIRAKKTAQLVAEGKTALDPYTFDYLLLCNKICGASHYNMQMKIVVDTPQDFQTWLKDKKTIVNAVKEDQAAKKAEEKSAVAAPAQAKVVDSTVVATAEDKLEEKK, from the coding sequence ATGACAAGTTTGTTGGTTATTATAGTTTTAGTCTTATTATCAATTGCTATTTGGCAAATGACTAAAATTTTCGACTTAACTCAGATTGGCAATAAGAAAAATGATTCTCAAATTGCCACTGATAATGATAATAATGTACAGGGATATTTAATGTTTGGTTTTCTTGCATTCCTTTATATCTTCATGATATATGGTATGTTTAAATGGGGACACTTAGTATTAGGAAAACCGGCTTCTGAGCATGGGCCTGATTATGATAACTTAATGTATATTTCTTTTGCTATCATTTTCTTCGTACAAGCAATTACTCAAGTTTTATTGCATTACTTTGCCTTCAAATACAGAGGTGCAAAAGATAAAAAAGCTTTGTACTATGCAGATAATGATAAGTTAGAGTTTATTTGGACTATTATTCCAGTAATCGTTTTAGCAGGTTTAATACTTTATGGATTATATACTTGGACAAATATTATGTTTGTTGATGAAGACGAAGATGTTATGGTAGTTGAATTATATGCTAAACAGTTTAGTTGGGAAGCTCGTTATTCTGGAAAAGATAATGTTCTGGGTAAGGCTAATGTTCGTTTAATTGAAGGTGTTAACACAATGGGTATCGATGTAAATGATCCAAATGCACAAGACGATATTTCTGTAACAGAATTACATATACCAAAAGGGAAAAAGATTTTATTTAAATTACGTTCTCAAGATATCTTACACTCAGCTTATATGCCTCATTTTAGAGCTCAAATGAACTGTGTGCCAGGTATGGTTACTGAATTTGCTTTCAGACCAACTATGACAACAGACGAAATGCGTCAACAACCTGAAATTGTTGAAAAAGTTTCTAATATCAATAAGATTAGAGCTAAAAAAACTGCTCAATTAGTAGCAGAGGGTAAAACAGCTCTAGATCCTTATACTTTTGACTATTTACTGCTTTGTAACAAAATTTGTGGTGCATCTCACTACAATATGCAAATGAAAATCGTTGTTGATACTCCTCAAGATTTTCAAACATGGTTAAAAGACAAAAAGACTATTGTTAATGCTGTAAAAGAAGACCAAGCTGCAAAAAAAGCTGAAGAAAAATCAGCTGTTGCTGCACCGGCTCAAGCTAAAGTAGTTGATTCTACAGTTGTAGCTACAGCAGAAGACAAATTAGAGGAAAAGAAATAA
- a CDS encoding cytochrome c oxidase subunit I, translating into MGAAAHDHDHAHDHDHAHHHKDTFITKYIFSIDHKMIAKQYLITGIIMGIVGVVMSLLFRMQIAWPEESFGIFKFLLGEKMAPGGVMRNDIYLALVTIHGTIMVFFVLTAGLSGTFSNLLIPLQIGARDMASGFLNMISYWLFFTSSVVMICSLFVESGPASAGWTIYPPLSALPQAIPGSGTGMTLWLVSMAIFIASSLMGSLNYVVTVINLRTKGMSMTRLPLTVWAFFITAVIGIVSFPVLLSAALMLIMDRSFGTSFFLSDIFISGEVLHYQGGSPVLFEHLFWFLGHPEVYIVLLPALGITSEIIATNSRKPIFGYRAMIASILAIAFLSTIVWGHHMFISGMNPFLGSVFTFTTLLIAIPSAVKAFNYITTLWKGNLQLNPAMLFSIGLVSTFISGGLTGIILGDSTLDINVHDTYFVVAHFHLVMGISALYGFFAGVYHWFPRMFGRMMNKNLGYIHFWVTAVCAYGVFYPMHFIGMAGLPRRYYTNSNFPLFDDLADVNVLITTFALVGAAFQLVFMFNFFYSIFYGKRSVQNPWKSNTLEWTAPVEHIHGNWPGELPTVHRWPYDYSKPGHDDDFVPQTTPMKEGEEELHHA; encoded by the coding sequence ATGGGAGCAGCAGCACATGACCACGATCACGCACACGATCACGATCACGCACACCACCATAAAGATACATTCATCACTAAATATATTTTTAGTATTGATCACAAAATGATTGCTAAACAATACTTGATTACAGGTATTATTATGGGAATTGTTGGTGTAGTGATGTCATTACTTTTTAGAATGCAGATTGCTTGGCCAGAAGAATCTTTTGGTATTTTCAAATTCTTATTAGGTGAAAAAATGGCTCCAGGTGGAGTTATGCGTAATGATATTTACTTAGCTTTAGTTACTATTCACGGTACTATCATGGTATTTTTTGTATTAACTGCTGGTTTGAGTGGTACTTTCAGTAACTTGTTAATTCCATTGCAAATTGGTGCTCGTGATATGGCATCAGGTTTTTTGAATATGATTTCTTACTGGTTGTTCTTTACTTCTTCAGTAGTAATGATTTGTTCATTATTCGTTGAGTCAGGACCAGCTTCAGCAGGTTGGACAATCTATCCTCCATTATCAGCTTTACCACAAGCTATTCCTGGATCAGGAACTGGTATGACATTATGGCTAGTTTCAATGGCTATTTTCATTGCTTCTTCATTAATGGGATCATTAAACTATGTGGTAACAGTTATCAATTTAAGGACTAAAGGGATGTCAATGACAAGATTGCCACTTACAGTTTGGGCATTCTTTATTACTGCTGTTATTGGTATCGTTTCGTTTCCGGTTTTATTATCAGCAGCATTAATGTTAATCATGGATAGAAGTTTTGGTACTTCATTCTTCTTATCTGATATCTTTATTTCTGGTGAAGTTTTACATTACCAAGGAGGTTCTCCAGTATTATTTGAGCACTTATTCTGGTTCTTAGGTCACCCTGAAGTATATATTGTATTATTACCAGCTTTAGGTATTACTTCTGAGATTATTGCAACAAATTCTCGTAAGCCAATCTTTGGTTATAGAGCGATGATTGCTTCAATTTTAGCAATTGCTTTCTTATCAACTATTGTATGGGGTCACCACATGTTCATCTCTGGTATGAACCCATTCTTAGGATCTGTATTTACATTTACTACATTGTTGATTGCAATCCCTTCTGCGGTAAAAGCATTCAACTATATTACAACACTTTGGAAAGGTAATTTACAGTTAAATCCTGCAATGTTATTCTCTATAGGATTAGTATCTACTTTTATTTCTGGAGGTTTAACTGGTATCATCTTAGGAGATTCAACTTTAGATATTAATGTTCACGATACATACTTCGTAGTGGCTCACTTCCACTTAGTAATGGGTATCTCTGCGTTATATGGTTTCTTTGCAGGGGTATATCATTGGTTCCCAAGAATGTTTGGTAGAATGATGAACAAGAATTTAGGATACATTCACTTTTGGGTAACTGCTGTTTGTGCTTATGGAGTTTTCTATCCAATGCACTTTATTGGTATGGCTGGTTTACCACGTCGTTACTATACAAACTCAAACTTCCCATTATTTGATGATTTAGCAGATGTTAACGTATTAATTACAACTTTTGCTTTAGTAGGCGCAGCTTTCCAATTAGTGTTTATGTTTAACTTCTTCTATAGTATTTTCTATGGTAAGAGATCAGTACAAAACCCTTGGAAATCTAATACACTTGAGTGGACAGCTCCAGTTGAGCATATTCATGGAAACTGGCCTGGTGAATTACCAACTGTACATAGATGGCCGTATGATTATAGCAAGCCTGGTCACGACGATGACTTTGTGCCTCAAACTACACCAATGAAAGAAGGTGAAGAAGAGTTACATCACGCTTAA
- a CDS encoding porin family protein — MKRFFLIIIFLNFYSAFSQDAPNFEAVDSLYREDQFYFVTTYNAIQNAPKPISQNSFSAGLGIGFLRDFPVNKSRTFAIAPGIGFAYNNYKQNLLISEKDGQRYYSVIDGAIDYKKNKFAIYSVDIPIEIRWRTSTFNSHKFWRIYSGIKLSYNFLNQSRYIDTNESFKINNNPDFNKITYGVYLTTGFNTWNLYGYYGLQNIFKKGSFNNEEPLKMNSLNLGLMFYIL; from the coding sequence ATGAAAAGATTTTTTTTAATTATCATATTTTTAAATTTCTATAGTGCATTTTCTCAGGATGCGCCTAATTTTGAAGCTGTAGATTCTTTGTATAGAGAAGATCAGTTCTATTTTGTTACTACATATAACGCTATTCAAAATGCACCAAAACCCATTTCGCAAAACTCATTTTCGGCTGGTCTTGGGATTGGCTTTTTGAGAGACTTTCCTGTTAATAAATCTAGAACTTTTGCTATTGCACCAGGTATAGGATTTGCTTACAATAACTATAAACAAAACCTGCTTATTTCTGAAAAAGACGGACAGCGATATTATTCGGTAATTGATGGAGCCATTGATTATAAGAAAAATAAATTTGCAATATATTCAGTTGATATACCTATCGAAATACGCTGGAGAACATCAACTTTTAATTCACACAAATTTTGGAGAATATATTCTGGTATAAAGCTTAGTTATAACTTTCTTAATCAGTCAAGATATATTGATACAAATGAAAGCTTTAAAATAAATAATAATCCTGATTTCAACAAGATAACTTATGGAGTTTATCTAACAACAGGATTTAATACTTGGAATCTTTACGGTTATTACGGTCTTCAAAATATATTTAAAAAGGGGTCTTTTAACAATGAAGAACCTCTTAAAATGAATTCTTTGAACTTAGGTTTGATGTTTTATATTTTATAA